One segment of Streptomyces sp. NA02950 DNA contains the following:
- a CDS encoding serine/threonine-protein kinase: MAMMRLRREDPRVVGSFRLHRRLGAGGMGVVYLGSDRRGQRVALKVIRPDLAEDREFRSRFAREVSAARRIRGGCTARLVAADLEADRPWFATQYVPGPSLHDKVNEEGPLPAAQVASIGSALAEGLLAVHEAGVVHRDLKPSNILLSPKGPRIIDFGIAWATGASTLTHVGTAVGSPGFLAPEQVRGATVTPATDVFALGATLAYASTADSPFGHGSSEVMLYRVVHEEPHLIGVPDALAPLLHACLAKDPEDRPSTLQLSLRLKEIAAREAHGQGHGSGHGHGSGHGQAYGGGHGHGGSYGGAEARPPGRRADQYADQHTERRPGGTPAPRGASQPSRGSAARGPASRPGAGTGAGRSTGRNTPARPGVPRRRPGPPARTVRTTPNGRRPGRPNPRLMRQRLTVFVVVTLLVALGIAAAKGCEGPANGLGAPPGGASSTAPAGHDGRWR, translated from the coding sequence ATGGCGATGATGCGGCTCCGGCGCGAGGACCCGCGTGTCGTCGGTTCCTTCCGCCTTCACCGGCGGCTCGGCGCGGGCGGTATGGGGGTGGTCTACCTCGGATCCGACCGGCGCGGACAGCGCGTGGCGCTGAAGGTGATCCGGCCGGATCTGGCGGAGGACCGGGAGTTCCGGTCCCGGTTCGCCCGTGAGGTGTCGGCCGCCCGGCGGATCCGCGGCGGCTGTACGGCGCGTCTGGTGGCCGCCGACCTCGAGGCCGACCGCCCATGGTTCGCCACCCAGTACGTACCCGGCCCGTCCCTGCACGACAAGGTGAACGAGGAGGGCCCGCTGCCCGCCGCGCAGGTGGCCTCGATCGGGTCGGCACTGGCCGAGGGGCTGTTGGCGGTCCATGAGGCCGGGGTGGTCCACCGCGACCTCAAACCGTCGAACATCCTGCTCTCCCCCAAGGGTCCGCGGATCATCGACTTCGGTATCGCCTGGGCGACCGGGGCCAGCACGCTGACCCATGTCGGCACGGCGGTGGGCTCGCCCGGCTTCCTCGCGCCCGAGCAGGTGCGGGGCGCGACGGTGACCCCGGCGACCGACGTCTTCGCGCTGGGCGCGACGCTCGCGTACGCCTCGACGGCGGACTCCCCCTTCGGGCACGGCAGTTCCGAGGTGATGCTGTACCGGGTGGTGCACGAGGAGCCCCATCTGATCGGGGTCCCGGACGCGCTGGCACCGCTGCTCCACGCCTGTCTGGCGAAGGATCCGGAGGACCGGCCCAGCACCCTGCAACTCTCACTGCGGCTGAAGGAGATCGCGGCGCGCGAGGCCCACGGCCAGGGCCACGGGTCCGGCCATGGCCACGGGTCCGGCCATGGCCAGGCGTACGGCGGCGGGCACGGACACGGCGGGTCGTACGGCGGCGCCGAGGCCCGGCCCCCCGGGCGGCGCGCCGACCAGTACGCGGATCAGCACACCGAGCGGCGGCCGGGGGGCACTCCGGCCCCCCGGGGGGCGTCGCAGCCGTCCCGGGGTTCCGCGGCGCGGGGTCCGGCGTCCCGGCCGGGGGCCGGTACCGGCGCGGGGCGTTCGACGGGGCGGAACACGCCGGCGCGTCCGGGCGTACCGCGCCGCCGTCCGGGTCCGCCCGCCCGTACCGTGCGGACGACGCCGAACGGGCGGCGTCCCGGCCGTCCGAACCCGCGGCTGATGCGGCAGCGCCTGACCGTGTTCGTGGTGGTGACGCTGCTGGTGGCGCTGGGGATCGCCGCGGCGAAGGGCTGCGAGGGCCCGGCGAACGGACTCGGCGCCCCACCCGGCGGCGCCTCGTCCACGGCCCCGGCCGGACACGACGGCCGGTGGCGTTAG